A section of the Acropora muricata isolate sample 2 chromosome 4, ASM3666990v1, whole genome shotgun sequence genome encodes:
- the LOC136913690 gene encoding uncharacterized protein — MNQCPIQLFRCRANYEESARLLDGHYEIAIPWKFHPPGLPNNRPLAEHHLRLLRRRLVKDPELYSRYSAFMSDLLVKGYAKRVPEDCRSRDDGKVWYLPHHSVVHPRKPEKVRVVFDCAAPYRSTSLNERVLRGPDLTNKLVGVLLRFREELFALITDVEAMYHQIKVHPDDVKALRFLWYPDSDLSRDPEEFRMSVHLFGGV, encoded by the coding sequence ATGAATCAGTGTCCAATCCAACTTTTCCGTTGTCGCGCCAATTACGAAGAATCAGCACGACTCTTGGACGGCCATTATGAGATTGCCATACCCTGGAAATTTCATCCTCCAGGTCTTCCAAATAACAGGCCATTAGCCGAGCATCATTTGAGGTTGTTGCGAAGAAGACTCGTCAAAGATCCTGAGCTGTATTCCAGATATTCTGCATTCATGTCAGACCTTCTTGTCAAGGGATATGCCAAACGCGTCCCAGAAGATTGTCGTAGTCGAGATGATGGTAAGGTGTGGTATCTTCCTCACCACTCTGTTGTTCATCCAAGGAAACCAGAGAAGGTGCGTGTTGTTTTTGATTGTGCTGCACCTTATCGTAGTACATCGCTAAACGAGAGAGTCCTGAGAGGTCCAGATTTGACAAACAAGCTCGTTGGAGTTTTGTTGAGATTTCGCGAAGAACTCTTTGCCTTAATCACAGATGTAGAAGCTATGTATCATCAGATCAAAGTACACCCAGATGATGTTAAAGCTTTACGCTTCTTGTGGTATCCCGATTCCGACTTAAGCAGAGATCCGGAAGAGTTTCGTATGTCTGTTCACCTGTTTGGTGGAGTGTGA
- the LOC136913691 gene encoding uncharacterized protein gives MNWDDAIPSNCLPSVQRWLEELPALEQFSIRRCYKPEKFGEIASIQIHHFSDASELAYGTVSYLRLTSEDGRVCCSFLLSKSRLGPLKALSIPRLELNAAAVKLDPMFRKELELPITSSVFWTDSMSVLCYIRNNDKRFHTFVSNRLTVIHDGSSVDQWRHVDSKCNPSDVTTRGLSAKALLSDGKWKQGPEFLWLEESLWPRFPASLETSSPDDLEIKEHKRVYSVHLKNLVQPVYEINILFCLMRI, from the coding sequence ATGAACTGGGACGACGCTATTCCAAGTAACTGCTTACCTTCAGTGCAGCGTTGGCTCGAAGAATTGCCAGCCTTGGAGCAGTTCTCCATCCGTCGGTGTTACAAGCCAGAGAAGTTTGGAGAAATCGCTAGCATTCAAATACATCACTTTTCAGATGCCTCAGAGCTTGCTTATGGGACTGTCTCGTATCTGAGACTCACCAGTGAAGACGGGCGCGTATGTTGTTCTTTTCTGTTGTCTAAGTCGCGTCTGGGGCctctgaaagctctttcaaTACCACGTTTGGAACTGAACGCCGCGGCTGTCAAGTTGGACCCCATGTTCCGTAAGGAGTTGGAACTACCGATAACAAGTTCTGTGTTCTGGACAGATAGCATGTCCGTCCTTTGTTACATTCGCAATAATGACAAGCGCTTCCACACGTTCGTCTCAAACAGGCTAACAGTGATTCACGATGGTTCATCGGTCGATCAATGGAGGCACGTGGACAGCAAGTGTAACCCCTCAGATGTAACCACTCGAGGATTATCTGCAAAGGCCCTGCTCAGTGATGGAAAGTGGAAGCAAGGTCCAGAGTTTCTCTGGCTTGAAGAAAGTTTGTGGCCCAGATTTCCTGCCTCCCTGGAAACAAGTTCTCCAGATGACCTTGAGATTAAGGAGCACAAACGTGTTTACTCTGTGCACCTAAAGAACCTTGTGCAGCCTGTCTACGAGATAAACATTTTATTCTGTCTTATGCGAATATAA